The following proteins are encoded in a genomic region of Campylobacter showae CSUNSWCD:
- a CDS encoding RelA/SpoT family protein, with the protein MKQPNSGFLLEQLIDDISACKDVAQARQLLSSLINFTPNLERAIECCVISHAGQFRKSGEPYAIHPILVACIVAHMGGDEDMIVAALLHDVVEDTDRSIESVREDFGEEVAKLVEGLTKIVAIREDKLASSESNERLAASAMTFRKMLLISIEDVRVLVVKLCDRLHNMLTLQALRPEKQKRIAEETLMVYAPIAHRLGISSIKNVLEDLSFKYALPEEYKKIDDYLTEHKQQLVLKLNAFTDKIFQILLKNGFSENDFEIQKRIKHHYSIYLKMQRKGISIEEVLDLLAARVLVKEPQDCYLVLGNLHINFNPLISRFKDYVALPKQNGYQTIHTTIFDNKSIFEVQIRTFDMHKTAEYGVAAHWKYKSGGFLNPKLDWLSDISGIENGMEEASENPEELYEYAKDSLYVEDVAVYSPKGDIFTLPRGATALDYAYEIHTHVGLHAKEAYVNRVRVPLLTELKNGDIVSIVTGDEPKYRCSWLGSVKTGKARATIRSYCKQKIRDINNMVAIEILSGIFAVPSQTIEQWLETENLTKKIFRAAFDSVYLQDVVNALKKYVKRDRPFAIAMTDKYNVKKQKFENIVIYSNHKINSIEFDYCCNPKRGDDIVGFRNYHHVTVHHKLCERFMKLAEEKNEMIFVKWTRVAPHRFKIILSLENRRGSLAEFLTYMAKMQVDLVTISLTETREATADFFELTIELGENLNVNEIKERLRDRYKIIDFVSLDDAYGH; encoded by the coding sequence TTGAAGCAGCCAAATAGCGGATTTTTACTAGAACAATTAATCGACGATATAAGTGCTTGTAAAGACGTCGCTCAGGCGAGACAGCTACTTAGTTCGCTGATAAATTTTACGCCGAATTTAGAGCGCGCGATCGAGTGCTGCGTCATCTCGCATGCAGGGCAGTTTAGAAAAAGCGGCGAACCATATGCTATACACCCTATCTTAGTGGCCTGCATCGTGGCGCATATGGGCGGGGACGAGGATATGATTGTTGCCGCCTTGCTTCACGATGTGGTCGAGGATACGGATAGGTCTATAGAGAGCGTGCGCGAGGACTTTGGCGAAGAGGTCGCAAAGCTAGTCGAGGGGCTAACTAAAATCGTAGCCATCAGAGAGGATAAACTCGCTAGCTCGGAGTCAAACGAGCGTTTGGCGGCGTCAGCGATGACCTTTCGCAAGATGCTGCTAATCTCCATCGAAGATGTGAGAGTGCTTGTAGTAAAGCTTTGCGATAGGCTACACAACATGCTCACTCTGCAAGCTTTGCGTCCTGAAAAGCAAAAACGAATAGCTGAAGAGACGCTGATGGTTTATGCTCCGATCGCGCATAGGCTGGGCATTTCGTCAATCAAAAACGTGCTTGAGGATCTTAGCTTTAAGTATGCTTTGCCAGAAGAGTACAAAAAAATCGACGACTACCTAACCGAGCACAAACAGCAGCTCGTGCTAAAGCTAAACGCGTTTACCGATAAAATTTTTCAAATTTTACTTAAAAACGGCTTTAGCGAAAACGACTTTGAGATACAAAAACGTATCAAACATCACTATTCGATCTACCTAAAAATGCAGCGAAAAGGCATCTCGATCGAGGAGGTGCTAGACCTGCTAGCTGCGCGCGTGCTGGTTAAAGAGCCGCAGGATTGTTATTTGGTGCTTGGAAATTTGCATATAAATTTTAACCCTTTAATCTCGCGTTTTAAAGACTACGTCGCGCTTCCGAAGCAAAACGGCTATCAGACGATACACACTACGATATTTGATAACAAAAGCATCTTTGAGGTTCAAATTCGCACCTTTGATATGCATAAAACCGCAGAGTACGGCGTCGCGGCGCACTGGAAATATAAAAGCGGCGGCTTTTTAAACCCAAAACTTGACTGGCTAAGCGACATCAGTGGTATAGAAAACGGCATGGAGGAAGCGAGCGAAAACCCCGAGGAGCTCTACGAATACGCAAAAGACAGCCTCTACGTCGAGGACGTCGCGGTTTATTCGCCAAAGGGCGATATATTCACGCTTCCGCGCGGCGCAACGGCACTTGACTACGCTTACGAGATACACACGCACGTAGGCTTGCACGCCAAAGAAGCCTACGTAAACCGCGTGCGCGTGCCGCTACTAACTGAGCTAAAAAACGGCGATATCGTAAGCATCGTGACCGGAGATGAGCCAAAATACCGCTGTTCGTGGCTAGGTAGCGTAAAAACGGGCAAGGCTAGAGCCACGATCCGCTCGTACTGCAAGCAAAAAATAAGAGATATAAATAACATGGTCGCGATCGAAATTTTAAGCGGTATCTTTGCCGTGCCTTCTCAAACTATCGAGCAGTGGCTAGAGACTGAAAATTTGACCAAGAAAATTTTTAGAGCCGCCTTTGACTCGGTTTACCTACAAGACGTGGTAAACGCGCTAAAAAAATACGTAAAAAGAGACCGTCCGTTTGCCATAGCGATGACGGACAAATACAATGTCAAAAAGCAAAAATTTGAAAACATCGTGATCTACTCGAATCATAAGATAAACAGCATTGAGTTTGACTATTGCTGTAATCCAAAGCGCGGCGACGATATCGTGGGTTTTAGAAACTATCACCACGTAACCGTCCACCACAAGCTTTGCGAGCGGTTTATGAAGCTAGCCGAAGAAAAAAACGAGATGATTTTCGTCAAATGGACGCGAGTCGCTCCTCATAGATTTAAGATCATCTTAAGCCTCGAAAACAGACGCGGGTCGTTAGCTGAGTTTTTGACGTATATGGCGAAAATGCAAGTCGATCTCGTAACTATCAGCCTCACCGAAACTAGAGAGGCGACGGCGGACTTTTTCGAGCTAACGATCGAGCTTGGCGAGAATTTGAACGTAAACGAGATAAAAGAGCGACTAAGAGATCGCTATAAGATTATAGACTTCGTATCGCTTGACGACGCATACGGACATTAA
- the tyrS gene encoding tyrosine--tRNA ligase, with amino-acid sequence MGENLSKIMSDIKKGVAEMIDEERVENLVKNYYEKGENFYVKAGFDPTAPDLHLGHTVVLQKMALLQKHGAIVQFLIGDFTGQIGDPSGKSQTRKKLDRETVVANAKTYEEQVFKILDPHKTKLMFNSKWLNELGAAGIVELTSTFAVARMLERDDFEKRYKSGASISISEFLYPLLQGYDSVAMKCDIEMGGTDQKFNLLMGRTLQRVYNVGKEQAVIMMPLLEGLDGVNKMSKSLGNYIGVTDEPNDMFAKVLSVSDELMWRWYELLSEKSAEEIANLKVDVASGKAHPKAVKEALALEITARYNGEAAAKEAKAEFDRVHSQNLIPTEMDEFELSAPAWIVQALTHCGLCASSSQARRDIAANAVSLNQEKIADEQLKLDAGEYVLQVGKRKFAKLKVT; translated from the coding sequence ATGGGCGAAAATTTGAGCAAAATAATGAGCGATATAAAAAAAGGCGTCGCCGAGATGATAGACGAGGAGCGCGTCGAAAATTTAGTAAAAAACTACTACGAAAAGGGCGAAAATTTCTACGTTAAAGCAGGTTTTGATCCGACGGCTCCGGATCTGCACCTAGGTCACACCGTAGTGCTTCAAAAGATGGCTCTTTTGCAAAAACACGGCGCGATAGTGCAGTTTTTGATAGGCGATTTTACGGGGCAGATCGGCGATCCTAGCGGCAAAAGCCAGACGAGAAAAAAGCTAGACCGCGAGACCGTGGTGGCAAACGCCAAAACCTACGAGGAGCAGGTTTTTAAAATCCTAGACCCGCATAAAACGAAGCTGATGTTTAACTCCAAGTGGCTAAACGAGCTGGGAGCCGCGGGTATAGTGGAGTTAACTAGCACCTTTGCGGTGGCTAGGATGCTTGAACGCGATGATTTTGAAAAAAGATATAAAAGCGGCGCCTCGATTTCGATTAGCGAATTTTTATATCCGCTACTCCAGGGCTACGACAGCGTCGCGATGAAGTGCGATATCGAGATGGGCGGCACGGATCAGAAATTTAACCTTCTGATGGGGCGAACCTTGCAGCGAGTTTATAACGTTGGAAAAGAACAAGCCGTCATAATGATGCCGCTTTTAGAGGGGCTTGACGGCGTAAATAAAATGAGTAAGAGCCTAGGCAACTACATCGGCGTGACCGACGAGCCAAACGATATGTTTGCTAAAGTTTTAAGCGTGAGCGACGAGCTAATGTGGCGCTGGTACGAGCTTCTTAGCGAAAAAAGCGCGGAAGAAATCGCAAATTTAAAAGTGGACGTAGCTAGCGGCAAAGCTCACCCAAAAGCCGTAAAAGAGGCGCTCGCACTAGAAATCACGGCTAGATATAATGGCGAAGCGGCGGCGAAAGAGGCGAAGGCCGAATTTGACCGCGTGCATTCGCAAAATTTGATCCCGACCGAGATGGACGAGTTTGAGCTCTCGGCTCCCGCTTGGATCGTGCAGGCACTCACTCACTGCGGGCTCTGCGCTAGCAGCTCTCAGGCGCGCCGAGACATCGCGGCAAACGCCGTTAGTCTAAATCAAGAAAAGATCGCCGACGAGCAGCTAAAGCTGGACGCTGGCGAATACGTCTTGCAGGTCGGCAAGCGTAAATTTGCAAAACTAAAGGTAACCTGA
- a CDS encoding nitronate monooxygenase → MQPVKIGKYDIKYPIIQGGMGLGISWDRLAGNVSLEGGLGVISSVGTGYYEGRKYITKELNAKPYGSGNFYSREGLKAVIDNARKICGDRPLGVNILYASNDYERIVKDACDHGINVIITGAGLPTNLPEFTVDYPDVALVPIVSSAKALKVICKRWQGRYGRLPDAVVLEGPLSGGHQGFTYEQCIDPAYSLENLITPVSEEIKQWGDFPLFAAGGIWDKNDIEKAISLGANGVQMGTRFIGTHECDASEEFKQVLLAAKKEDIELIKSPVGYPARGVRTNLINLVDKRQGPKISCVSNCVSPCQRGKEAKEVGYCIADRLYDAFEGRKETGLFFTGANGYKLNEIISVKELFEKLINGEDI, encoded by the coding sequence ATGCAACCCGTAAAAATCGGAAAATACGATATAAAATACCCGATAATCCAAGGCGGAATGGGACTTGGTATCAGTTGGGATAGACTCGCTGGAAACGTCAGTCTAGAAGGCGGCTTGGGCGTCATAAGCTCGGTAGGAACGGGCTACTACGAAGGGCGAAAATACATCACCAAAGAGCTAAACGCAAAGCCCTACGGTAGCGGAAATTTCTACTCGCGAGAGGGGCTAAAAGCCGTCATCGACAATGCGCGTAAAATTTGCGGCGATAGGCCTCTTGGGGTAAATATCCTATACGCCAGCAATGACTACGAGCGCATCGTAAAAGACGCCTGCGATCACGGTATAAACGTAATTATCACGGGCGCGGGCTTGCCTACGAATTTGCCTGAATTTACCGTAGACTACCCGGACGTGGCTTTGGTGCCTATCGTATCCTCGGCAAAGGCTCTAAAAGTCATCTGCAAACGCTGGCAGGGGCGCTACGGCAGGCTTCCAGATGCGGTGGTGCTCGAGGGGCCTCTTAGCGGCGGGCACCAGGGATTTACCTACGAGCAGTGTATCGATCCCGCGTACAGCCTCGAAAATTTGATAACGCCCGTTAGCGAAGAGATAAAGCAGTGGGGAGATTTTCCATTATTTGCGGCAGGCGGTATCTGGGATAAAAACGATATCGAGAAGGCGATTTCGCTAGGGGCAAACGGCGTGCAGATGGGTACTCGCTTTATCGGTACGCACGAGTGCGACGCTAGCGAGGAGTTTAAGCAAGTGTTGCTAGCGGCCAAAAAAGAGGACATCGAGCTGATCAAAAGCCCCGTAGGCTACCCGGCACGCGGCGTCAGGACAAATTTGATAAATTTAGTTGATAAACGTCAAGGGCCAAAAATCAGCTGCGTAAGCAACTGCGTAAGCCCGTGCCAGCGCGGCAAAGAGGCTAAAGAGGTAGGATACTGCATCGCAGACCGACTTTACGACGCCTTTGAGGGGCGCAAGGAGACGGGGCTGTTTTTTACCGGCGCAAACGGCTACAAGCTAAACGAGATAATAAGCGTGAAAGAACTATTTGAAAAACTGATAAATGGCGAAGATATTTAA
- a CDS encoding N-acetylmuramoyl-L-alanine amidase family protein — translation MAKIFKFFLIFLFFFNSAIYANALSNLDKFDKNFNSASNKEKIAMHQELRALYVKSIMENNVNLRVQSLTRLIKSSKALGLDTKPYEKELASIPQSAKPSEEKPKQEIKQVKKEQQKQEPKQQEVKLSQLSSAPLAAQNAKTVKNQTLQLLEALDNDGNFELKFSRQLNGNDIKKIDLNQKGSYKTIYEFKGIWSGGKLQRFKNYLVDEISISQFDEKTVRVVFVSQFEPNLKLRVDNQSLIFSKAKPTQSQNLTNQNSKQKNHQQLAKQELPKATTKPTQQKQEKATAQTKTDAKSTQSTAEKDEQEIVLAPVKTASTKKITSAKGKVIVLDAGHGGDDPGAINGSLKEKNIVLSIAQKAGKELQGRGYKVYYTRSKDKFINLRDRTKYANDKAADLFISIHANAAPSKTKAATMRGIETFFLSPARSERSKNAAALENKSDIEEMNYFSKQTFLNFLNREKIIASNKLAIDVQREVLAQAKSVSSKASDGGIREAPFWVLVGALMPAVLLEVGYITHPSEGDLINNSKYQDALAKGLADGIDVYFSNQQ, via the coding sequence ATGGCGAAGATATTTAAATTCTTTTTAATATTTTTATTTTTTTTTAATAGCGCGATTTACGCAAATGCTTTATCGAATTTAGATAAATTTGATAAAAATTTTAATAGCGCCAGCAATAAAGAAAAAATCGCAATGCATCAAGAGCTAAGGGCTCTTTACGTAAAATCCATTATGGAAAATAACGTAAATTTAAGAGTCCAAAGCCTAACTAGACTCATAAAAAGCTCAAAAGCCCTAGGGCTAGATACCAAACCGTATGAAAAAGAGCTCGCGAGCATACCGCAGTCTGCAAAGCCAAGCGAAGAAAAACCAAAACAAGAAATAAAGCAGGTCAAAAAAGAACAACAAAAACAAGAGCCAAAGCAACAAGAAGTAAAACTGAGCCAGCTATCCTCGGCTCCGCTGGCCGCCCAAAATGCCAAAACCGTCAAAAATCAAACTTTGCAGCTTCTAGAAGCTTTGGATAACGACGGAAATTTCGAGCTAAAATTTAGCCGCCAGTTAAACGGTAACGATATCAAAAAAATCGACCTAAATCAAAAAGGTTCTTATAAGACGATATATGAATTTAAAGGAATTTGGAGTGGCGGAAAACTGCAAAGATTTAAGAACTACTTGGTGGATGAGATCAGCATAAGTCAGTTTGACGAAAAAACCGTTAGGGTGGTATTCGTAAGTCAATTCGAGCCAAATTTAAAACTTAGAGTCGATAATCAGTCTTTAATTTTCTCAAAGGCTAAGCCCACGCAAAGCCAAAATTTAACGAATCAAAACAGTAAACAAAAAAATCATCAGCAATTAGCTAAACAAGAGCTTCCAAAAGCTACAACCAAGCCTACTCAGCAAAAGCAAGAAAAAGCTACCGCGCAGACCAAGACGGATGCTAAAAGTACCCAAAGCACCGCCGAAAAGGATGAGCAAGAAATTGTGCTGGCGCCCGTAAAAACAGCAAGCACTAAAAAAATCACAAGCGCTAAAGGCAAGGTTATCGTCCTTGACGCAGGGCATGGCGGCGACGATCCGGGGGCTATAAACGGATCGCTAAAAGAAAAAAACATCGTGCTAAGCATCGCGCAAAAGGCGGGCAAAGAGCTACAAGGACGCGGTTACAAGGTGTATTACACTCGTAGTAAGGATAAATTTATCAACCTTCGCGACCGCACGAAATACGCCAACGATAAGGCCGCAGACCTCTTTATCTCTATCCACGCAAACGCCGCGCCGAGCAAAACCAAGGCAGCGACTATGCGCGGCATAGAGACGTTTTTCCTCTCGCCGGCTCGCTCTGAGCGTAGCAAAAACGCCGCTGCTCTGGAAAACAAATCCGACATCGAGGAGATGAACTATTTTTCTAAGCAGACATTTTTAAATTTCCTTAACCGCGAGAAAATCATCGCCTCAAACAAGCTCGCCATCGACGTTCAACGCGAAGTTTTAGCGCAAGCAAAATCAGTTAGCTCAAAGGCTTCCGATGGCGGCATTCGCGAGGCGCCTTTTTGGGTGCTAGTGGGCGCGCTGATGCCTGCGGTGCTGCTTGAAGTCGGCTACATCACTCACCCTAGCGAAGGCGATCTTATAAATAATTCAAAATACCAAGACGCCCTAGCCAAGGGGCTCGCAGACGGCATAGACGTCTATTTTTCAAACCAGCAATGA